The following is a genomic window from Amycolatopsis australiensis.
GACTAGGCCACTGCTCGCGGTATGGGAATGGGAGGAGCCGTCGCTCAACAGCGGTGAGCTGCTGCCCCGGCATTGGTGGGGCGAAGAGGCGCCGCGGTTTTACGGTGTCGAGGCGCCGAACGCCGACTGGCACGGTGGAACAACCGGCCGTGATCCCTACCGGTTCCTGGACAACGTCCTGACTGGAGACTCCCGGCTGGCCATCACCGCATTCATGCAAGACTTACACGACGCGGAGATCGACAAGCCACTGATCATGTTCATGGAACAGTGGCACGTCGCCACGCGGGCGCGGCGGGGCATCCGAGCGGTCGGACGCAGGAAATCGAGCCGCTATTACGCCGGCTTCGCGGCGAACGTCAGCCTGGGCCGGGTGAACCAGGCGATGTCCGGTCCGCTGATGCGCCAGATCGGAGCCTTGGCGGCGATCGTCACCGACCCGCTCATCGTGGTGGACGCGGTGCACGAGTCGGTTGTCGTCACGAGCGACGACTTCACGCGCCTCGACGTTCCGGTGCCGGCGAACAGCAGTCTTCGGGCCATGGTCCACATGGACCACATCGAAGACGTGCTGGACCTCATCCGGTACTCTGCGAATCACCCCGGTAAGCGCAGCCTGCCGGTACGCGGGTCCCTCAAAACCCGCTCAGGTGGTCGGCTCGACGTCCTCGTTCATGCCGTCGGAACGAACAACAAAGCGAGAACCAAGACGAAATTCGTCATGTGCCGGCTCGAGGCGGCCCGAACTGAAGCCGACAACCGGACGTCGGCATGAGCATGCAGCCCCATAGAGGCCCGGTCAGCGGCATAGACAGATGTTCTGCGTGTCGGTGCTCGACGAAGGAATGTCCTCCTGATGCGCTGTCGGGCTTGGTGTCCCATCGCAGGAGGAGGACGTTTATGGGTAACAGTAGTGGGATCTCCCGGGGCGATCGCAATCGCAACGTCCGGCTGGCCCGGCTCCGCGCGCTGGTCCCCGCCCAGAACGCGATCGTGGGCATCGACCTCGCTGATGCCAAGCAGATGGTCGTCGTCACCGATCACGACTCGAAAGTGCTGGCACGTAAAACTTTCCGCTGCCGCGCTTGGGATCTTGGGACTGCGCTGGACTGGGCCGCCCGGCGAGCGAGCGAAGCCGACTTTTCCGCGGTCACGGTGGCCTGCGAGCCGACCGGACATCGGTGGCGGGTGCTGGGCCAGCTCGCCGCCGACCCGGGGCATGCTGTTCGTCTGTGTCCAACCGGCGATGACCTCGTGGTCCCGGCGCGCCGAAGGACCTCACCCACGACAAGACCGACGAGAAAGGCGCGGTGCTGATCGCCCGGCTGACCGCGCAGCTTCGCTGCTATATCCCCGAACCTGTCGACGAGGTCTGGGGCAGGCTGCGTCACCTCGGCGCCCGCCGCGAGCAGCTGATCGTCGAGGTGACCAGTCAGATCCAGCAGATCCGTGCCCTGCTCGAATGTGTCTGGCCCGCCGCCCTGGACACCGCCCGTCAACCCTTCCGGTCCCGCACCTGGGCGGCAGCCCTGGGCGTGATCTGCGGCCGAGACCACGGCGACCGCCTGGCGCGCGTAAACGTGGGCGTCCAGGCGGCCAACCTCCGCAGTCAGGTCCACGTCGCCTCGGCGGATCGTGGGCCCGAAACGTGCAAGTTGCCGACAGCGACTACTGGCCGTGATCATTGGTGTAGTCGGCA
Proteins encoded in this region:
- a CDS encoding IS110 family transposase is translated as MGNSSGISRGDRNRNVRLARLRALVPAQNAIVGIDLADAKQMVVVTDHDSKVLARKTFRCRAWDLGTALDWAARRASEADFSAVTVACEPTGHRWRVLGQLAADPGHAVRLCPTGDDLVVPARRRTSPTTRPTRKARC